One part of the Janthinobacterium sp. 17J80-10 genome encodes these proteins:
- a CDS encoding sigma-54 dependent transcriptional regulator yields the protein MHAELYCPYSTMLEKQGVRVIEHPGSDSPYLAIDAGCRVGLLMLTQAADVAHLDNCDPLLCRGGIAWIGMIAPELLSDMRVRECISAYLFNFMILPAHPDHTMLMLRHAWGMAFVRDSCNAPQHPRANMDAELPMVGNSEAMQRLFSQIRKVARTDASVLITGASGTGKELAAMSVHRQSPRSHAPFIAVNCGAIAPQLLQSELFGYEKGAFTGAQQRKIGRIEAARGGTLFLDEIGDMPLDMQVNLLRFLQEKRIVRVGGTEAVDVDVRVIAATHVDLADAVVQGRFREDLYYRINVVCITTPRLTERDADIDGLAQHYFAKFSGMHNRSVRGFSRAATAAMRNHPWPGNVRELINRVQRATVMAEGHFIQPEDLGFMNVPRCDNALSLEAARASTDCVMIHRALTQARHQISHAASLLGVSRVTLYRLIDKYNIRSRPMSTSSASTHVLDNSR from the coding sequence ATGCATGCCGAATTGTATTGCCCCTATTCGACAATGCTGGAAAAACAGGGAGTGCGGGTGATTGAACACCCTGGTTCGGATTCCCCCTATCTGGCAATCGACGCGGGGTGCCGGGTGGGCTTGCTGATGCTCACCCAGGCGGCCGATGTCGCCCACCTGGACAATTGCGACCCTCTCCTCTGCCGTGGCGGCATTGCCTGGATCGGCATGATCGCGCCCGAACTCCTGTCGGACATGCGGGTGCGCGAATGCATCAGCGCCTACCTGTTCAATTTCATGATCCTTCCTGCCCATCCGGACCACACGATGCTTATGTTGCGTCACGCCTGGGGCATGGCATTTGTGCGCGACTCCTGCAATGCGCCGCAGCACCCGCGCGCGAACATGGATGCCGAGTTACCAATGGTCGGCAATAGCGAGGCCATGCAACGCCTGTTTTCGCAGATCCGCAAGGTTGCGCGCACGGATGCCTCCGTCCTGATCACCGGCGCATCCGGCACCGGCAAGGAACTCGCAGCAATGTCGGTGCACCGGCAATCGCCGCGCAGCCACGCACCATTTATTGCCGTCAATTGCGGTGCGATCGCGCCGCAATTGCTGCAGTCGGAACTGTTCGGTTATGAAAAAGGCGCCTTTACCGGCGCCCAGCAACGCAAGATCGGCCGCATCGAAGCAGCCAGGGGCGGCACATTGTTCCTGGACGAAATTGGCGATATGCCGCTCGACATGCAAGTCAACCTGCTGCGCTTTCTGCAGGAAAAGCGCATCGTGCGCGTAGGCGGCACGGAAGCCGTGGATGTGGACGTGCGTGTCATCGCCGCGACCCATGTCGACCTCGCCGACGCGGTCGTCCAGGGACGCTTTCGCGAAGACCTTTACTACCGCATCAATGTCGTTTGCATTACCACGCCAAGGCTGACCGAGCGTGACGCCGACATTGATGGCCTGGCGCAGCATTACTTTGCCAAATTTTCCGGCATGCATAACCGCAGCGTGCGCGGCTTTTCACGCGCCGCCACGGCGGCCATGCGCAACCACCCCTGGCCCGGCAATGTGCGTGAACTCATCAACAGGGTACAGCGCGCAACAGTGATGGCGGAAGGGCATTTCATCCAGCCAGAGGATCTGGGGTTCATGAACGTGCCGCGCTGCGACAACGCCCTCTCCCTGGAAGCGGCGCGCGCCAGTACCGACTGTGTCATGATTCATCGCGCCTTGACGCAGGCACGGCACCAGATCTCGCATGCAGCCAGTTTGCTGGGCGTGTCGCGCGTGACGCTGTACCGCCTGATTGATAAATACAATATCCGGTCACGCCCGATGTCGACATCAAGTGCGAGCACGCACGTTCTCGACAATAGCCGTTAG
- a CDS encoding response regulator, producing MANILVVDDEMGIRELLSEILSDEGHVVDTAENAQQAREMRIAGLPDLVLLDIWMPDTDGVTLLKEWQRDGLLTMPVIMMSGHATIDTAVEATRIGALNFLEKPIALQKLLKAVQQGLSRGQEATRPVATHFARPNAPVEHATTASHGHGAGLATSAPTVMTAAAPLQAETPAFSLSFDLPLREARDAFERAYFEHHLAREGGSMTRVAEKTGLERTHLYRKLKQLGVEPSKLGKKNL from the coding sequence ATGGCGAATATCTTGGTAGTCGATGATGAAATGGGTATCCGGGAATTACTTTCGGAAATCCTCTCCGATGAAGGTCATGTCGTGGATACGGCGGAAAACGCCCAGCAGGCGCGCGAAATGCGTATTGCCGGCTTGCCCGACCTGGTCTTGCTCGATATATGGATGCCGGATACCGATGGCGTCACTCTTTTGAAGGAATGGCAGCGCGATGGCTTGCTGACCATGCCGGTCATTATGATGTCCGGGCATGCCACCATCGATACTGCCGTCGAGGCAACACGCATCGGCGCGCTCAACTTCCTGGAAAAACCGATTGCCCTGCAAAAATTGCTCAAGGCAGTCCAGCAAGGCTTGTCGCGCGGCCAGGAAGCCACCCGTCCGGTCGCAACGCATTTCGCCCGTCCGAATGCGCCTGTTGAACATGCCACTACGGCTTCGCACGGACACGGTGCCGGCCTGGCCACAAGCGCACCAACCGTCATGACAGCGGCAGCGCCGCTGCAGGCCGAAACGCCCGCCTTCAGCCTGTCATTCGACCTGCCATTGCGCGAAGCCCGGGATGCCTTCGAGCGCGCCTATTTCGAACACCACCTGGCGCGTGAAGGCGGCAGCATGACGCGCGTGGCAGAAAAAACCGGGCTTGAACGCACCCATCTTTACCGCAAACTGAAACAATTGGGCGTCGAGCCCAGCAAGCTGGGCAAGAAGAACCTCTGA
- a CDS encoding class II glutamine amidotransferase, with the protein MCQLLGMNCNVPTDIVFSFTGFATRGGRTDEHKDGWGIAFFEGAGVRHFVDYESAIVSPVAELIKRYPIKSTNVIAHIRKATQGHIALENCHPFVRELWGRYWVFAHNGDLKAFAPALDGAFRPVGNTDSEWAFCYLLQQLRRRFGDAPPSLPALAAALRELTTEIAGYGTFNMMLSDGSALFTHCSTKLYYIVRQYPFSEARLSDEDMRVDFSQVTTPNDRVAIIVTEPLTANENWTAFQPGEMQVFVDGQPIAL; encoded by the coding sequence ATGTGCCAGCTTCTGGGGATGAACTGCAACGTCCCGACCGATATCGTTTTCAGCTTCACCGGTTTTGCCACCCGCGGCGGCCGCACTGATGAGCACAAGGATGGCTGGGGCATTGCCTTTTTCGAAGGTGCCGGCGTGCGCCACTTTGTCGATTATGAATCGGCAATCGTTTCGCCCGTTGCGGAGCTAATCAAGCGGTATCCGATCAAGTCGACCAATGTCATAGCCCATATCCGCAAGGCCACACAGGGCCATATTGCCCTGGAAAACTGCCATCCCTTCGTGCGCGAACTATGGGGCCGCTACTGGGTTTTTGCCCATAACGGCGACCTGAAGGCATTTGCGCCGGCACTCGACGGGGCGTTCCGCCCGGTGGGCAACACCGACAGCGAATGGGCCTTTTGCTATTTACTGCAGCAATTGCGGCGCCGCTTCGGCGATGCGCCGCCATCGCTGCCGGCACTGGCTGCGGCTTTGCGTGAATTGACAACGGAAATCGCCGGATACGGTACCTTCAACATGATGCTCTCGGATGGCAGTGCGCTATTTACGCACTGTTCCACCAAGCTGTATTACATTGTGCGCCAGTACCCGTTTTCCGAAGCGCGCCTGTCGGACGAAGATATGCGCGTCGATTTTTCCCAGGTGACAACGCCCAACGACCGGGTGGCCATCATCGTGACCGAACCGCTGACCGCCAACGAAAACTGGACAGCGTTCCAGCCTGGCGAAATGCAGGTATTTGTCGACGGCCAGCCGATTGCGCTATAA
- a CDS encoding DUF4404 family protein encodes MSNEQLKSTLKELHRHLESAGGSVDGELKNLLQVLDSDIHQLLQKESPAEETEEEGVLASRAQELAARFAAQHPQLEGALRQLGMTLERMGI; translated from the coding sequence ATGAGCAATGAACAACTGAAATCGACCCTGAAGGAATTGCATCGCCATCTCGAATCGGCTGGCGGCAGCGTCGACGGCGAACTCAAGAACCTGCTGCAGGTGCTCGACAGCGACATTCATCAGCTGCTGCAAAAGGAGTCGCCGGCGGAAGAGACGGAAGAAGAAGGCGTGCTGGCGAGCCGCGCCCAGGAACTGGCCGCCCGCTTTGCGGCGCAACACCCGCAACTGGAAGGGGCATTGCGCCAGCTGGGCATGACCCTGGAGCGCATGGGAATCTGA
- a CDS encoding DUF3567 domain-containing protein gives MNLIYNSDQYSVVEFFADGDRESMRFGGYEIMDKSGKREIFIGGALAEAFRKDVEDLIATEPSVEDIDTFLGKYDALMSQPVVLH, from the coding sequence ATGAACCTTATCTATAACAGCGATCAGTACAGCGTAGTGGAATTCTTCGCTGACGGCGATCGCGAATCCATGCGCTTTGGCGGCTATGAAATCATGGACAAGTCCGGCAAACGCGAAATCTTCATCGGCGGTGCCTTGGCAGAAGCATTCCGTAAAGATGTGGAAGACTTGATTGCCACCGAACCGTCCGTGGAAGATATTGATACTTTCCTCGGCAAATACGATGCACTGATGAGTCAGCCGGTCGTATTGCACTAG
- a CDS encoding C39 family peptidase codes for MLAGSLAHASGLHFSGIGGGYSVPVTSMKDSRFYATLRQQYDFSCGSAAVATLLTHQYDVPVTEEMVFQAMYEQGDQEKIRREGFSLLDIKRYLASHGFAADGFVQPLDKLAEAGLPAIVLVNDKGYHHFVVVKGLRDGRVLIGDPATGTRAMDRASFEASWVNRVLFVIHSHKDQARFNLAHDWRAAPRAPLVAGVQRDGLGSVTLPKLGSTDF; via the coding sequence ATGCTGGCCGGCAGCCTGGCCCATGCCTCCGGCTTGCATTTTTCCGGTATCGGTGGCGGCTACTCGGTTCCCGTGACCAGCATGAAGGACAGTCGTTTTTACGCCACCCTGCGCCAGCAATACGATTTCAGCTGCGGCTCTGCGGCGGTGGCCACCCTGCTGACCCACCAGTATGACGTTCCTGTCACCGAGGAAATGGTGTTCCAGGCGATGTATGAGCAAGGCGACCAGGAGAAGATCCGGCGTGAAGGATTTTCCCTGCTCGACATCAAGCGCTACCTTGCCAGCCACGGATTTGCCGCGGACGGATTTGTGCAACCGCTGGACAAGCTGGCGGAAGCGGGCCTGCCGGCGATCGTGCTCGTCAACGACAAGGGCTACCATCATTTTGTCGTCGTCAAAGGCTTGCGTGACGGCCGCGTACTGATCGGCGATCCGGCAACTGGCACACGCGCCATGGACCGTGCCAGTTTCGAAGCCAGTTGGGTCAACAGGGTGCTGTTCGTTATTCACAGCCACAAAGATCAGGCGCGTTTCAACCTGGCGCACGATTGGCGTGCCGCCCCGCGAGCGCCGCTGGTCGCCGGCGTGCAGCGCGACGGACTCGGTAGCGTAACGCTGCCAAAATTAGGCAGTACCGATTTTTAA
- a CDS encoding acetate kinase: MMHGLAWGDEMQGAASAREALQHRIAAQAEQIDALKRAIAEQEASLAQLRRAVAGATLDGARGRGAAEPQAQGGAAVAAAQAGGGASQPVQQETRPPEVAQIFEQPGVLTPPGKYVLEPSLQYSYSSANRVALIGYTVIPALLIGLIDVREVKRNTFTAALAGRIGLTNRLEVEARIPYVYRSDSTVSREIATGTAADRTFDASGRHLGDVELAARYQLNDGGNDKPYYIGTLRFKARNGRDPFEVVTDCAQRCVGNASGTGLPLQLPTGSGFYSLQGGLTWLFPTDPAVFFGSVTYLHNFKRNNVSRTVLNGEREFLGSIEPGGIFGFNFGMGLALNDKTSFSVGYDHNSVGRTKQGGQVVPGSVRTQLGTLLLGYSYRINDKRTLSVSVGAGLTRDTPDLTLNVKMPISN; the protein is encoded by the coding sequence ATGATGCACGGACTGGCATGGGGCGATGAGATGCAGGGCGCCGCGTCAGCACGCGAGGCCCTGCAGCACAGGATTGCAGCGCAGGCCGAGCAGATCGATGCGCTCAAGCGCGCAATCGCCGAGCAGGAGGCAAGCCTTGCGCAATTGCGCCGTGCCGTTGCCGGAGCAACGCTGGATGGGGCACGTGGCCGCGGCGCCGCCGAGCCACAGGCGCAGGGTGGGGCAGCAGTTGCGGCGGCGCAGGCCGGGGGTGGCGCCAGCCAGCCGGTGCAGCAGGAAACGCGGCCGCCGGAAGTGGCGCAGATTTTCGAGCAGCCTGGCGTACTGACGCCGCCCGGCAAGTACGTTCTCGAGCCATCGTTGCAGTACAGTTATTCGTCCGCCAATCGGGTTGCGCTGATCGGCTACACCGTTATTCCCGCGTTGTTGATCGGCTTGATCGATGTGCGCGAAGTCAAGCGCAATACCTTCACTGCGGCGCTGGCCGGGCGCATCGGGCTTACCAACCGTCTCGAGGTGGAGGCGCGCATTCCTTACGTGTACCGTTCCGATTCCACCGTCAGCCGCGAGATTGCTACCGGTACGGCGGCGGACCGCACTTTCGACGCCAGCGGCAGGCATCTGGGAGATGTCGAACTGGCAGCGCGCTACCAGTTGAACGATGGCGGCAACGACAAGCCTTACTACATCGGCACCCTGCGTTTCAAGGCGCGCAATGGCCGCGACCCCTTCGAGGTGGTCACCGACTGCGCCCAGCGTTGTGTCGGCAATGCCAGCGGCACTGGCTTGCCGCTGCAATTGCCGACCGGTTCGGGCTTCTATTCGCTGCAGGGCGGTTTGACCTGGCTGTTTCCGACGGACCCCGCCGTGTTCTTTGGCAGTGTGACGTACCTGCACAACTTCAAGCGCAATAATGTCAGCCGCACGGTATTGAATGGCGAGCGTGAATTTCTCGGTTCGATCGAACCCGGCGGCATCTTCGGCTTCAATTTCGGCATGGGGCTGGCGCTGAATGACAAGACGTCATTCAGTGTCGGCTACGACCACAATTCCGTCGGACGCACCAAGCAGGGCGGGCAGGTCGTGCCAGGGTCGGTGCGAACCCAGCTGGGCACGCTGCTGCTTGGCTATTCCTATCGCATCAATGACAAGCGCACGTTGTCGGTATCGGTCGGCGCGGGTCTCACACGCGACACGCCGGACCTAACCTTGAACGTCAAGATGCCGATCTCGAACTAG
- a CDS encoding GTPase, which translates to MRTAVILEGLPTGATPFDEVLPSWLTIVRVAPGCICCTGSLTMRVTLNRLLRQHPERLYISLADSSHLQQIRQFLQQEPYDKWLGLTKELTLDSRSTE; encoded by the coding sequence GTGCGCACCGCGGTGATCCTGGAAGGATTGCCGACCGGTGCAACGCCATTCGATGAAGTCTTGCCGTCGTGGCTGACCATCGTGCGCGTCGCGCCTGGCTGCATCTGCTGCACGGGCAGCCTCACCATGCGGGTTACCCTGAACCGCCTCCTGCGCCAGCATCCCGAACGCCTGTACATCAGCCTGGCCGACAGCAGCCACTTGCAACAGATCCGCCAATTCCTGCAGCAGGAACCATATGACAAATGGCTGGGTCTGACTAAAGAATTGACTCTGGATAGCCGTAGTACTGAGTGA
- the metH gene encoding methionine synthase, producing MNRHAIPDTEALLRDLLTRRILILDGAMGTMIQQYKLGEAEYRGERFKDFAAAGGPGAGKEVFLKGNNELLLLTQPHIIQEIHEQYLAAGADLIETNTFGATSIAQDDYHMAHLVFEMNLQAAKLARAACDKYSTPDKPRFVAGALGPTPKTASISPDVNDPAARNVTFDQLVAAYLEQTRALVEGGVDVLLVETIFDTLNCKAALFAIDAYFEETGKKLPIMISGTVTDASGRILSGQTVPAFWHSVRHAKPLTIGLNCALGATLMRPYAEELSKIADTFVCIYPNAGLPNPMADTGFDETPDVTSSLLQEFAESGFVNIAGGCCGTTPAHIKAIADVVAKIAPRQVPASDHRMKLSGLEPFFIDDDSLFVNVGERTNVTGSKAFARMILNEQYDEALSVARQQVENGAQVIDINMDEAMLDSVAAMTRFLNLIAGEPDIARVPIMIDSSKWSVIEAGLKCVQGKAVVNSISMKEGEEEFLRQARLCRRYGAAVIVMAFDEKGQADTFARKTEICARAYKLLTEEVGFPPEDIIFDPNIFAIATGIEEHNNYAVDFINATRWIHENLPHAKISGGVSNVSFSFRGNDPAREAIHTVFLYHAIKAGMTMGIVNAGMVGVYDDLDAELRERVEDVVLNRRDDATERMIEFAATLKAGGKKEEATLEWRSDPVEKRLSHALVHGITQWIVEDTEEVRAKIAAEGGRPIQVIEGPLMSGMNIVGDLFGQGKMFLPQVVKSARVMKQAVAHLIPFIEEEKQREQERTGVASKPRGKIVMATVKGDVHDIGKNIVSVVLQCNNFEVVNMGVMVPCAEIFAKAKEENADIIGLSGLITPSLEEMAYVAKEMQRDPYFRERKMPLLIGGATTSRAHTAVKIAPNYEGPVVYVPDASRSVPVAQSLLTADQRDQYVADLAVDYERIRQQHASKKTVPLLTLAQARANKAKLEFTGAKAPVKPKFIGRRVFNNYDLATLARYIDWGPFFQTWDLAGPYPAILKDEVVGEEASKVFAEGQALLKKLIEGRWLTANGVIALLPANSVNDDDIEVYTDETRSEVAFTYYGVRQQTEKPVIDGVARPNQCLSDFIAPKSSGVADYIGMFAVTAGIGIEKHEKRFEDAHDDYSSIMLKSLADRLAEAFAEHLHERVRKDFWGYAADEALSNDALIKETYRGIRPAPGYPACPEHTVKADVFQTLQCDEIGMRLTESYAMFPGASVSGFYFAHPESKYFSVGKIGADQLDDMAARRGVAKEELERWLAPNL from the coding sequence ATGAACCGCCACGCCATCCCCGATACCGAAGCGCTGTTGCGCGATCTGCTGACCCGCCGCATCCTGATCCTTGATGGCGCGATGGGCACCATGATCCAGCAATACAAGCTGGGCGAGGCGGAATATCGCGGCGAGCGTTTCAAGGATTTTGCTGCGGCGGGCGGTCCCGGGGCCGGCAAGGAAGTTTTCCTGAAAGGGAACAATGAATTGCTGCTGCTGACGCAGCCGCACATCATCCAGGAAATCCACGAACAATATCTCGCGGCCGGCGCCGACCTGATCGAGACCAACACCTTCGGCGCCACCAGCATCGCGCAAGACGATTACCACATGGCGCACCTGGTGTTCGAGATGAACTTGCAGGCGGCAAAGCTGGCGCGCGCGGCCTGCGACAAGTATTCCACGCCGGACAAGCCGCGCTTTGTCGCCGGCGCACTGGGCCCGACGCCGAAGACCGCTTCCATTTCGCCAGACGTCAACGACCCGGCCGCACGCAATGTGACCTTCGACCAGCTGGTTGCCGCCTACCTGGAACAGACGCGCGCGCTGGTCGAAGGCGGCGTCGATGTGCTGCTGGTCGAGACGATCTTTGACACGCTCAACTGCAAGGCAGCGCTGTTCGCCATCGATGCCTATTTCGAAGAGACTGGCAAGAAGCTGCCGATCATGATTTCCGGCACCGTGACCGATGCCTCGGGGCGCATCCTCTCGGGGCAGACCGTGCCGGCTTTCTGGCATTCCGTGCGCCACGCCAAGCCCCTGACCATCGGCCTGAACTGCGCGCTGGGCGCCACCCTCATGCGCCCCTATGCCGAAGAGCTGTCGAAAATCGCCGATACCTTCGTCTGCATTTACCCCAATGCCGGCCTGCCCAACCCGATGGCCGATACCGGCTTCGATGAAACGCCGGACGTGACGTCGTCGCTGCTGCAGGAATTCGCCGAGAGCGGCTTTGTGAATATCGCCGGCGGCTGCTGCGGCACCACGCCGGCGCATATCAAGGCGATCGCCGATGTCGTGGCGAAGATCGCGCCGCGCCAGGTGCCCGCGTCCGACCACCGCATGAAGCTCTCCGGTCTCGAGCCTTTCTTCATCGACGACGATTCGCTGTTCGTCAACGTCGGCGAGCGCACCAACGTCACCGGCTCGAAAGCGTTTGCGCGCATGATTTTGAACGAGCAGTACGACGAGGCGCTGTCGGTGGCGCGCCAGCAGGTCGAGAATGGCGCGCAGGTCATCGACATCAACATGGACGAGGCGATGCTCGACTCGGTCGCCGCCATGACGCGCTTTTTGAACTTGATCGCCGGCGAGCCCGATATTGCCCGCGTGCCGATCATGATCGACTCGTCGAAATGGTCGGTGATCGAGGCCGGCCTCAAATGCGTACAGGGCAAGGCGGTGGTGAACTCCATCTCGATGAAGGAAGGCGAGGAAGAATTCCTGCGCCAGGCCAGGCTGTGCCGGCGCTACGGCGCGGCCGTCATCGTCATGGCCTTCGATGAAAAGGGCCAGGCCGACACCTTCGCGCGCAAGACCGAGATTTGCGCCCGCGCCTACAAGCTGCTGACCGAAGAAGTCGGTTTCCCGCCGGAAGACATCATCTTCGACCCGAACATCTTCGCGATTGCCACCGGCATCGAGGAACACAATAACTACGCAGTCGATTTCATCAATGCCACGCGCTGGATCCATGAAAACCTGCCGCACGCGAAGATCTCCGGTGGCGTGTCCAACGTGAGCTTTTCCTTCCGCGGCAACGACCCTGCGCGCGAAGCGATCCACACCGTGTTCCTGTACCACGCCATCAAGGCGGGCATGACCATGGGGATCGTCAATGCCGGCATGGTGGGCGTGTATGACGATCTCGATGCGGAATTGCGCGAGCGCGTCGAGGATGTCGTCTTGAACCGCCGTGACGACGCCACCGAGCGCATGATCGAATTCGCCGCCACCCTGAAAGCCGGCGGCAAGAAGGAAGAAGCCACCCTGGAATGGCGCAGCGATCCGGTGGAAAAGCGCCTGTCGCATGCGCTGGTGCACGGCATTACGCAATGGATCGTCGAGGATACCGAAGAGGTGCGCGCCAAGATTGCTGCCGAGGGCGGCCGGCCGATCCAGGTGATCGAAGGGCCGCTCATGAGCGGCATGAATATCGTCGGCGACCTGTTCGGCCAGGGCAAGATGTTCCTGCCGCAGGTCGTGAAATCCGCACGCGTGATGAAGCAGGCGGTGGCGCACCTGATCCCCTTCATCGAGGAAGAAAAACAGCGCGAGCAGGAACGAACCGGCGTTGCCAGCAAGCCGCGCGGCAAGATCGTCATGGCGACCGTCAAGGGCGACGTGCACGACATCGGCAAGAATATCGTCTCGGTCGTCTTGCAATGCAATAACTTTGAAGTGGTGAACATGGGCGTGATGGTGCCGTGCGCGGAAATTTTCGCCAAGGCCAAGGAAGAAAACGCCGACATCATCGGCTTGTCCGGCCTGATCACACCCTCGCTGGAAGAAATGGCGTATGTCGCGAAAGAGATGCAGCGCGACCCGTATTTCCGCGAACGCAAGATGCCGCTGCTGATCGGCGGCGCTACCACCAGCCGCGCGCATACCGCGGTGAAGATCGCGCCGAATTACGAAGGTCCGGTGGTCTACGTGCCGGACGCCTCGCGCTCGGTGCCGGTGGCGCAGTCACTGCTGACGGCGGACCAGCGCGACCAGTATGTAGCCGATCTGGCCGTCGATTACGAGCGCATCCGCCAGCAGCACGCCAGCAAGAAAACCGTGCCGCTGTTGACACTGGCGCAGGCGCGCGCCAACAAGGCCAAGCTCGAATTTACTGGCGCCAAGGCGCCGGTCAAGCCGAAGTTCATTGGACGCCGCGTATTCAATAATTACGATCTGGCGACCCTGGCGCGTTACATCGACTGGGGCCCGTTCTTCCAGACCTGGGACCTGGCCGGTCCCTACCCGGCCATCCTCAAGGATGAGGTGGTAGGCGAAGAGGCCAGCAAGGTATTTGCCGAAGGCCAGGCGCTGCTGAAAAAACTGATCGAAGGCCGCTGGCTGACCGCCAATGGCGTCATCGCCCTCTTGCCGGCCAATAGCGTCAATGACGACGATATCGAAGTGTATACGGACGAAACCCGCAGCGAGGTTGCGTTTACCTACTACGGCGTGCGCCAGCAAACCGAAAAGCCGGTGATCGATGGCGTAGCGCGCCCCAACCAGTGCCTGTCAGACTTCATCGCGCCGAAATCCTCGGGCGTGGCCGATTACATCGGCATGTTCGCGGTGACTGCTGGCATCGGCATCGAGAAGCATGAAAAGCGTTTCGAGGATGCGCATGACGATTACTCGTCAATCATGTTGAAGTCGCTGGCAGACCGCCTGGCCGAAGCGTTCGCCGAACACCTGCACGAGCGCGTGCGCAAGGATTTCTGGGGTTATGCTGCCGACGAGGCGCTGTCCAACGATGCGCTGATCAAGGAAACCTACCGCGGCATCCGGCCGGCGCCAGGCTATCCTGCCTGCCCGGAGCATACCGTCAAGGCGGATGTGTTCCAGACCCTGCAGTGCGATGAAATCGGCATGCGCCTGACCGAGTCCTATGCCATGTTCCCGGGCGCTTCGGTGTCAGGTTTTTATTTTGCGCACCCCGAATCGAAATACTTCAGCGTCGGCAAGATTGGCGCAGACCAGCTGGACGATATGGCAGCACGGCGCGGGGTCGCAAAGGAAGAACTGGAGCGCTGGCTGGCGCCGAACCTGTAA